One window from the genome of Roseomonas haemaphysalidis encodes:
- a CDS encoding dimethylarginine dimethylaminohydrolase family protein, which produces MTQWRVASETGLLSEVLVCAPDHYRWLPTNSISRHTLAGERQAPAAHHLAAQHAELVAALEQAGVRVRRLSPEPHLPYMVYTRDSVVVTHRGPVLCQLERPQRRGEYAGLIDFHAAHGSEFWRKSSAGTLEGGDIHILRDGLALIGHSGGRTDEAGAAQLAGWLRAEGWEVRLEPFDEHFLHLDVLFCMAAPGLAVACLDVLDPDFIGWLKGHGIRCIPVSYRDVMALGCNILALGGGQVISARESTALNAALRAEGLAVLDPALSLFTLGGGGPHCLTCPLSRDG; this is translated from the coding sequence ATGACCCAATGGCGCGTCGCTTCCGAAACGGGGCTGTTGTCCGAGGTGCTGGTGTGTGCACCGGACCATTACCGCTGGCTGCCCACCAACAGTATCAGCCGCCACACCCTGGCCGGCGAGCGCCAGGCCCCCGCCGCGCATCACCTGGCCGCGCAGCATGCCGAGCTGGTGGCGGCGCTGGAACAGGCGGGGGTGCGGGTGCGCCGGCTCTCGCCCGAGCCGCATCTGCCCTACATGGTCTACACGCGCGACAGCGTGGTGGTGACGCACCGGGGCCCCGTGCTGTGCCAGCTGGAGCGGCCGCAGCGGCGCGGCGAATATGCCGGGCTGATCGACTTCCACGCCGCCCACGGCAGCGAATTCTGGCGCAAGTCCTCCGCCGGCACGCTGGAAGGCGGCGACATCCACATCCTCCGCGACGGGCTGGCCCTGATCGGCCATTCCGGCGGCCGCACGGACGAGGCGGGCGCGGCGCAGCTGGCCGGCTGGCTGCGCGCCGAGGGCTGGGAGGTGCGGCTGGAGCCGTTCGACGAGCATTTCCTGCATCTGGACGTGCTGTTCTGCATGGCCGCCCCCGGGCTGGCGGTGGCCTGCCTCGACGTGCTGGACCCGGATTTCATCGGCTGGCTGAAGGGGCACGGCATCCGCTGCATCCCCGTGTCGTACCGCGATGTCATGGCGCTGGGTTGCAACATCCTGGCGCTGGGCGGGGGGCAGGTGATCTCGGCGCGCGAAAGCACGGCGCTGAACGCCGCGCTGCGGGCCGAGGGGCTGGCGGTGCTGGACCCGGCGCTGTCGCTGTTCACGCTGGGCGGCGGCGGGCCGCATTGCCTGACCTGCCCGCTGTCGCGGGACGGATAA
- the hflX gene encoding GTPase HflX has product METKPPIPRAVLVGIQLPEVDDVAHAASLEELGRLVKTLGYEVVGSVSQRRDGTGAGALLGSGKLAELAALTGGSGTITSMASAPKAKARARFEGAGAEAAAPAAPEPGEGPRPDFVIVDHELSPSQIRNLERATGAEVLDRTGVIVEIFHRHANTREAKLQVEMARLKYVAPRLRESSGGGGRQQGPGAGESHLDLDRRKIRDRLAELKDQLEAVQRDSDHRRSARRDQLRVALVGYTNAGKSSLMRALTGSQVLVEDKLFATLDTTVRILQPETRPRVLVSDTVGFIKQLPHDLVASFRSTLTEALEASLLLYVVDASDPTWEAQLKVSQDVLREIGADAVPSRLVLNKMDRLDEAARDALRERFPDAIQLSAHRPGDVSDLRDTIVGFFEAAMVEDTLSLPYSKQGLIGEIYDSARVLSEDYDEHGRVLRVRGLPGAIARLRRGLEG; this is encoded by the coding sequence ATGGAGACCAAGCCCCCGATCCCCCGCGCCGTGCTCGTCGGCATTCAATTGCCGGAGGTGGACGATGTCGCGCATGCCGCCAGCCTGGAAGAACTGGGCCGGCTGGTGAAGACCCTGGGCTACGAGGTGGTGGGCAGCGTGTCCCAGCGGCGGGACGGCACCGGCGCCGGCGCGCTGCTGGGCAGCGGCAAGCTGGCCGAGCTGGCGGCGCTGACCGGCGGCAGCGGCACGATCACCTCCATGGCCTCCGCGCCAAAGGCCAAGGCCCGCGCGCGGTTCGAGGGCGCCGGCGCCGAGGCCGCCGCCCCCGCCGCGCCGGAACCCGGCGAAGGCCCGCGCCCGGACTTCGTGATCGTCGACCACGAGCTGTCGCCCAGCCAGATCCGCAACCTGGAGCGCGCCACGGGCGCCGAGGTGCTGGACCGCACCGGCGTGATCGTCGAGATCTTCCACCGCCACGCCAACACCCGCGAAGCCAAGCTGCAGGTGGAGATGGCGCGGCTGAAATACGTGGCGCCCCGGCTGCGTGAATCCTCCGGCGGCGGCGGGCGGCAGCAGGGGCCGGGCGCGGGCGAAAGCCACCTGGACCTCGACCGCCGCAAGATCCGCGACCGGCTGGCCGAGCTGAAGGACCAGCTGGAGGCGGTGCAGCGCGACAGCGACCACCGCCGTTCCGCGCGCCGCGACCAGCTGCGCGTGGCGCTGGTGGGCTACACCAACGCCGGCAAATCCTCGCTGATGCGGGCGCTGACCGGCAGCCAGGTGCTGGTGGAGGACAAGCTCTTCGCGACGCTGGACACCACCGTGCGCATCCTGCAGCCCGAAACGCGGCCGCGGGTGCTGGTGTCCGACACCGTGGGCTTCATCAAGCAACTGCCGCACGACCTGGTGGCCTCCTTCCGCTCCACGCTGACGGAAGCGCTGGAAGCCTCGCTGCTGCTGTACGTGGTCGATGCCTCGGACCCCACCTGGGAAGCGCAGCTCAAGGTCAGCCAGGACGTGCTGCGCGAGATCGGCGCCGACGCCGTGCCGTCCCGCCTGGTGCTCAACAAGATGGACCGGCTGGACGAGGCCGCCCGCGACGCCCTGCGCGAACGCTTCCCCGACGCCATCCAGCTTTCCGCCCACCGCCCCGGGGACGTGTCGGACCTGCGCGACACCATCGTCGGCTTTTTCGAGGCGGCGATGGTGGAGGACACCCTGTCGCTGCCCTACAGCAAGCAGGGGCTGATCGGCGAGATCTACGACAGCGCCCGCGTGCTGTCCGAGGACTACGACGAGCACGGGCGCGTGCTGCGGGTGCGCGGGCTGCCGGGCGCCATCGCCCGGCTGCGGCGCGGGCTGGAAGGGTAG
- a CDS encoding YjbH domain-containing protein: MRRRPPHRACRTAAALLLLLLATGARAEEVPASGGNFGGVGLLETRNARFREDGTLEAGASLRHQRRFWFVNFQALPFLETTFRLTERLNATTGRGFTTDRSFDLKLRLLREGDWTPAVAVGLQDFIGTGLYSGEYLVASKRWWGLDLSAGLGWGRLGTGGEWNNPLGYLHDGFDNRPRDVGRGGTLQRNWFRGEDVAPFAGIEWSVPPLGTPWGVVDGLRAKAEWSGDRLRDERGGYPARRDTGRGDAASRVNLGLQWSNDWLDAGLSFTHGTDLLLRVSLRMNPADPPRLPLPDPPPLPRRAAHVPASEAALAEAVFDALAQAGFTPLAFRQEEQTAEIAVEGGRFNGQPQVAARILRATEGLLPPGVEMLRIRWWLAGAEVAVLEIPRAVLEGTTTGRASPEEAWATARPLPATGAIPPGGFEPSDLDTSWGVEPRLALQLGDPTRTLRWQAGVAAGGRVSLGAGFSLAGSVQQALAGNLDQGPTSDSRLPHVRTDYGRYAAEGKFSIPALYGERIWNLAPDVFARGTVGLLEPMFGGASAEVLWRPFDRGFAVGLDLNWVKQRAFDGLLGLRNYQTTTGHLSVYADLPVWNLYGVVRAGRYLAGDWGATFELGRRFSSGIEVGGFATFTNVSAAQFGEGSFDKGLYVRVPLNLFGAESRGRGGVLIRPIQRDGGQRLSVDNPLWDVTREGRADMLRDGIAGFSR, translated from the coding sequence GTGAGACGACGCCCGCCCCATCGCGCCTGCCGGACCGCCGCGGCCCTGCTGCTGCTGCTTTTGGCCACCGGCGCACGGGCGGAGGAGGTGCCGGCCAGTGGCGGCAATTTCGGCGGTGTCGGGCTGCTGGAAACGCGCAATGCCCGCTTTCGCGAGGACGGCACGCTGGAAGCCGGCGCCAGCCTGCGGCACCAGCGGCGCTTCTGGTTCGTCAACTTCCAGGCCCTGCCGTTTCTGGAAACCACCTTCCGCCTGACGGAGCGGCTGAACGCCACCACCGGGCGCGGCTTCACCACCGACCGCTCCTTCGACCTCAAGCTGCGGCTGCTGCGGGAAGGCGACTGGACGCCCGCCGTGGCCGTGGGGCTGCAGGACTTCATCGGCACCGGGCTGTACAGCGGCGAATACCTGGTCGCCTCCAAGCGCTGGTGGGGGCTGGACCTGTCCGCCGGGCTGGGCTGGGGGCGGCTCGGCACCGGGGGCGAGTGGAACAACCCGCTGGGCTATCTCCACGACGGCTTTGACAACCGCCCGCGCGACGTGGGGCGCGGCGGCACGCTGCAGCGCAACTGGTTCCGTGGCGAGGACGTGGCGCCCTTCGCGGGCATCGAATGGTCGGTGCCGCCGCTCGGCACCCCCTGGGGCGTGGTGGACGGGCTGCGCGCCAAGGCGGAATGGTCGGGCGACCGGCTGCGGGACGAGCGCGGCGGCTACCCGGCGCGGCGCGACACCGGCAGGGGCGACGCGGCATCGCGCGTCAACCTCGGCCTGCAATGGTCCAACGACTGGCTGGATGCGGGGCTGTCCTTCACCCACGGCACGGACCTGCTGCTGCGCGTGTCGCTGCGCATGAACCCGGCCGACCCGCCCCGCCTGCCCTTGCCCGACCCGCCCCCCCTGCCCCGCCGCGCCGCCCACGTTCCGGCCAGCGAGGCCGCGCTGGCCGAAGCGGTGTTCGACGCCCTGGCGCAGGCCGGCTTCACCCCCCTCGCCTTCCGGCAGGAGGAACAGACCGCCGAGATCGCGGTGGAAGGCGGCCGCTTCAACGGCCAGCCGCAGGTCGCCGCCCGCATCCTGCGCGCGACGGAGGGGCTGCTGCCGCCGGGGGTGGAGATGCTGCGCATCCGCTGGTGGCTGGCCGGCGCCGAGGTGGCGGTGCTGGAAATCCCCCGCGCCGTTCTGGAAGGCACCACCACCGGCCGCGCCAGCCCGGAGGAGGCCTGGGCCACCGCCCGCCCGCTGCCGGCCACCGGCGCCATTCCCCCCGGTGGCTTCGAGCCATCGGACCTCGACACCAGCTGGGGCGTGGAGCCGCGCCTGGCGCTGCAGCTCGGCGACCCGACGCGCACGCTGCGCTGGCAGGCGGGGGTGGCGGCGGGCGGCCGGGTGTCGCTGGGCGCGGGCTTCTCGCTGGCGGGCAGCGTGCAGCAGGCGCTGGCCGGCAACCTGGACCAGGGCCCGACGTCCGACAGCCGGCTGCCGCATGTGCGCACCGACTACGGCCGCTATGCCGCCGAAGGGAAGTTCTCGATTCCCGCGCTGTATGGCGAGCGCATCTGGAACCTGGCGCCGGACGTCTTCGCGCGCGGCACGGTGGGGCTGCTGGAGCCGATGTTCGGCGGCGCCTCGGCCGAGGTGCTGTGGCGGCCCTTCGACCGCGGCTTCGCGGTGGGGCTGGACCTCAACTGGGTGAAGCAGCGCGCCTTTGACGGCCTGCTCGGCTTGCGCAACTACCAGACCACCACCGGCCACCTGTCCGTCTACGCCGACCTGCCGGTCTGGAACCTGTATGGCGTGGTGCGCGCCGGGCGCTACCTGGCCGGCGACTGGGGCGCCACATTCGAGCTGGGGCGGCGCTTCAGCTCAGGCATCGAGGTCGGCGGCTTCGCCACCTTCACCAACGTGTCCGCCGCGCAGTTCGGCGAGGGCTCCTTCGACAAGGGGCTTTACGTGCGCGTGCCGCTGAACCTGTTCGGCGCCGAAAGCCGCGGGCGCGGCGGCGTGCTGATCCGCCCCATCCAGCGCGACGGCGGGCAGCGGCTGTCCGTGGACAACCCGCTGTGGGACGTCACGCGGGAAGGCCGCGCCGACATGCTGCGGGACGGCATCGCAGGCTTCTCGCGTTGA
- a CDS encoding VOC family protein, producing the protein MPKLIFINLPVADLSAATAFYEAVGAQRNPQFSDGTAACMVLSDTIHVMLLTHEKFTVFSKRPRPDPRATTGVLLCLSADSRDAVNDMVARAAAAGGRADPNPTQDYGFMLGRSFEDPDGHVWEVMHMDLAAAQAAMGKS; encoded by the coding sequence ATGCCCAAGCTGATCTTCATCAACCTGCCCGTTGCCGATCTGTCGGCCGCCACCGCCTTCTACGAGGCGGTGGGCGCCCAAAGGAACCCGCAGTTCAGCGACGGGACCGCCGCCTGCATGGTGCTGTCCGACACCATCCACGTGATGCTGCTGACGCACGAGAAGTTCACCGTCTTCAGCAAGCGCCCGCGCCCGGACCCCAGGGCCACCACGGGCGTGCTGCTGTGCCTGTCGGCCGACAGCCGGGACGCGGTGAACGACATGGTGGCGCGCGCCGCCGCCGCCGGCGGGCGGGCCGATCCCAACCCCACCCAGGACTACGGCTTCATGCTGGGCCGCAGCTTCGAGGACCCCGACGGCCATGTGTGGGAGGTGATGCACATGGACCTGGCCGCCGCCCAGGCGGCGATGGGCAAAAGCTGA
- a CDS encoding LysR family transcriptional regulator: MKLAHLETFAAVIATGSLSAAARQIGRSQSAVTRVMQELEAQLGFPLLDRNGPRVTPTERALLFHDEVERSLAGMRRIAERAAAIAGQAQARIEIAAIPSLAAGLVPAALGRLAAAGQPQQAVLAAMPAGEVVRALLDRRADLGFASLPVEHRGLDLHWIGAAPCVAVLPAGHRLARHAVLPLAALHGEALVTLADPDRLRRRLDRALDRAGARPATLLATNTSLAAIMAARAGLGVALVDPVTASGVAVDGTVVRPLDAAVAFSWGVVTPVSRSPGAPVRAVMQAVAAEAARLPGFVLHPPEAMEALVAEE, encoded by the coding sequence GTGAAGCTCGCCCACCTGGAAACCTTCGCCGCCGTGATCGCCACCGGCAGCCTCAGCGCCGCCGCCCGGCAGATCGGCCGCAGCCAGTCCGCCGTCACGCGCGTGATGCAGGAGCTGGAAGCCCAGCTCGGCTTTCCGCTGCTGGACCGCAACGGCCCGCGCGTGACGCCCACCGAGCGCGCCCTGCTGTTCCATGACGAGGTGGAGCGCTCGCTGGCCGGCATGCGGCGCATCGCCGAGCGCGCGGCGGCCATCGCCGGGCAGGCGCAGGCGCGCATCGAGATCGCGGCCATCCCCTCGCTGGCGGCCGGGCTGGTGCCGGCGGCGCTTGGCCGGCTGGCCGCCGCCGGGCAGCCGCAGCAGGCGGTGCTGGCCGCCATGCCCGCCGGCGAGGTGGTGCGCGCCCTGCTGGACCGCCGCGCCGACCTCGGCTTCGCCAGCCTGCCGGTGGAGCACCGCGGGCTGGACCTGCACTGGATCGGCGCCGCGCCCTGCGTGGCGGTGCTGCCCGCCGGCCACCGGCTGGCCCGCCACGCCGTGCTGCCGCTGGCCGCCCTGCACGGCGAGGCGCTGGTGACCCTGGCCGACCCCGACCGCTTGCGCCGCCGCCTGGACCGCGCGCTGGACCGCGCCGGCGCCCGCCCGGCCACGCTGCTGGCCACCAACACCTCGCTGGCGGCCATCATGGCCGCGCGCGCCGGGCTGGGCGTGGCGCTGGTGGACCCGGTGACCGCCAGCGGCGTGGCGGTGGATGGCACGGTGGTGCGGCCGCTGGACGCGGCGGTGGCCTTTTCCTGGGGGGTGGTCACGCCGGTGTCCCGCAGCCCGGGCGCGCCGGTGCGCGCGGTGATGCAGGCGGTGGCGGCCGAGGCCGCGCGGCTGCCGGGCTTCGTGCTCCATCCGCCCGAGGCGATGGAAGCGCTGGTGGCGGAGGAGTGA
- a CDS encoding Bug family tripartite tricarboxylate transporter substrate binding protein → MLGRRGFGGMVVTTALLAHAARAQGNWPERPPRWVVGYPPGGPSDTFARLIAASMSPRLGVNMVVENRPGGGAVLASETVARSAADGLTLLHTDNGNMVYNPALYARLPYDPDRDLAGVGFIGRFPLFLVVRADSPFASLADFAAGARQRAPTYGSPAVASPHHLAMELLKRRAGFDATHVPYRGGPAAMQDLLAGTVDSVLIDCATGIPFLRENRVRGLAVLSATRSAQAPGVPTAVELGFSDVVAFGWQAMHAPAATPAAVVSRLNAELNAAVAEPGMQARMAGLGIESAPWSPAQLDAFVAAENAQWRPLIRDLGIRLDS, encoded by the coding sequence ATGCTCGGACGGCGCGGCTTTGGCGGAATGGTGGTGACCACGGCTTTGCTGGCCCATGCCGCGCGCGCCCAGGGCAACTGGCCGGAGCGCCCGCCGCGCTGGGTGGTGGGCTACCCGCCGGGTGGCCCGAGCGACACCTTCGCCCGGCTGATCGCGGCGAGCATGAGCCCGCGCCTTGGCGTCAACATGGTGGTGGAGAACCGCCCCGGCGGCGGCGCCGTGCTGGCCAGCGAGACGGTGGCCCGCAGCGCCGCCGACGGCCTCACCCTGCTGCACACCGACAACGGCAACATGGTCTACAACCCCGCGCTCTACGCGCGCCTGCCCTATGACCCGGACCGCGACCTCGCCGGCGTCGGCTTTATCGGGCGCTTTCCCCTGTTCCTGGTGGTGCGGGCGGACAGCCCCTTCGCCAGCCTGGCCGACTTCGCGGCCGGTGCCCGGCAGCGGGCGCCGACCTATGGCTCGCCCGCCGTGGCCTCGCCGCACCACCTGGCCATGGAACTGCTGAAGCGCCGCGCCGGCTTTGACGCCACCCACGTGCCGTATCGCGGCGGCCCGGCGGCCATGCAGGACCTCCTGGCCGGTACGGTGGACAGCGTCCTGATCGACTGCGCCACCGGCATTCCCTTTCTGCGCGAGAACCGGGTGCGCGGGCTGGCCGTGCTGTCCGCCACCCGCTCCGCCCAGGCGCCAGGCGTGCCGACGGCGGTGGAGCTGGGCTTTTCCGACGTGGTGGCCTTTGGCTGGCAGGCCATGCACGCCCCGGCCGCAACGCCGGCAGCCGTGGTTTCGCGCCTGAACGCGGAGCTGAACGCCGCCGTGGCGGAGCCGGGCATGCAGGCGCGCATGGCCGGCCTCGGCATCGAAAGCGCGCCCTGGAGCCCCGCACAGCTCGACGCCTTTGTGGCGGCCGAGAACGCCCAGTGGCGGCCGCTGATCCGCGACCTCGGCATCCGGCTGGATAGCTGA
- a CDS encoding AEC family transporter: MALPLAAGADAFAASFGLIALGALLRRTLLPDGAVWAGLEKLVFFVLLPALLAGAIGGVDLARLPLGGMAATIWGTLLIGTGLSLGLARALGHGHAAATSILQGGIRYNNLLAFAAAGALLGAPGIAMGGVATGFIVPMAQLIVTLGFAFGGGRALDPRRLARQIALNPLLLACAAGFALAALGGPPPGAAGLLRSLAQASLATGLLCVGAALTPGALRDRWRSQMLVAVLKLLVMPAIAMLLARWAGLAPLAAAIAVLFMAQPTAPTAYVQARAMGGDAPLMAAMITGQHVLALASLTFWAVLLVGA; encoded by the coding sequence ATGGCGCTGCCGCTGGCCGCGGGGGCGGACGCCTTCGCCGCCTCCTTCGGGCTGATCGCGCTGGGTGCCCTGCTGCGCCGCACCCTGCTGCCGGACGGCGCCGTCTGGGCGGGGCTGGAGAAGCTGGTGTTCTTTGTGCTGCTGCCGGCGCTGCTGGCGGGTGCCATCGGCGGCGTGGACCTGGCCCGGCTGCCGCTGGGCGGCATGGCCGCCACCATCTGGGGCACGCTGCTGATCGGCACGGGGCTCAGCCTGGGGCTGGCCCGCGCGCTGGGGCACGGGCACGCCGCCGCCACCTCCATCCTGCAGGGCGGCATCCGCTACAACAACCTCCTGGCCTTTGCCGCCGCCGGCGCGCTGCTGGGGGCGCCGGGCATCGCCATGGGCGGCGTGGCCACGGGCTTCATCGTGCCCATGGCGCAGTTGATCGTCACGCTGGGCTTCGCCTTTGGCGGCGGGCGGGCGCTGGACCCGCGGCGGCTGGCCCGGCAGATCGCGCTCAACCCGCTGCTGCTGGCCTGCGCCGCCGGCTTCGCGCTGGCCGCCCTGGGCGGGCCGCCGCCCGGTGCCGCCGGGCTGTTGCGCAGCTTGGCACAGGCCAGCCTCGCCACCGGGCTGCTGTGCGTGGGCGCCGCCCTGACCCCCGGCGCGCTGCGCGACCGCTGGCGCAGCCAGATGCTGGTGGCGGTGCTGAAGCTGCTGGTGATGCCCGCCATCGCCATGCTGCTGGCGCGCTGGGCGGGCCTCGCGCCGCTGGCGGCGGCCATCGCGGTGCTGTTCATGGCCCAGCCCACCGCCCCCACCGCCTATGTGCAGGCGCGCGCCATGGGGGGCGACGCGCCGCTGATGGCGGCCATGATCACCGGCCAGCACGTGCTGGCGCTCGCCTCGCTGACCTTCTGGGCGGTGCTGCTGGTGGGCGCCTGA
- a CDS encoding adenosine kinase — MALPTLDILGIGNAIVDVLAREEDGFLAQHGMQRGAMNLIDAAKAEAIYGGMGPGVESSGGSAGNTCAVAAALGARVGFLGKVADDALGQTFGHDIRAAGVRFPTAPLAGGAPTARCLILVAPDGQRTMNTFLGACVHFGEDDVDEAAVASAAVTYLEGYLFDPPAAQAAFRRAAAIAHGAGRKVALTLSDPFCVGRHRDAFRALVRDGVDILFANEDEILSLYETDDFAQAMEQARAEVAIAALTRSEQGSVVVSGARTETVAAVPTTVVDTTGAGDAYAAGFLAALTRGLDLAECGRWGSVAAAEVISHFGARPQAELKALVGAA; from the coding sequence ATGGCGCTTCCCACCCTCGACATCCTCGGCATCGGCAACGCCATCGTGGACGTGCTGGCGCGGGAGGAGGACGGCTTTCTGGCGCAGCACGGCATGCAGCGCGGCGCCATGAACCTGATCGACGCCGCCAAGGCGGAAGCGATCTACGGCGGCATGGGGCCGGGGGTGGAAAGCAGCGGCGGCTCGGCCGGCAACACCTGCGCGGTGGCCGCCGCGCTGGGCGCGCGCGTCGGCTTTCTGGGCAAGGTGGCGGACGACGCGCTGGGCCAGACCTTCGGCCACGACATCCGCGCGGCGGGCGTGCGCTTTCCCACCGCGCCGCTGGCCGGCGGCGCGCCCACCGCGCGCTGCCTGATCCTGGTGGCGCCCGACGGGCAGCGCACCATGAACACCTTTCTCGGCGCCTGCGTGCATTTCGGCGAGGACGACGTGGACGAGGCCGCCGTGGCATCGGCCGCCGTCACCTACCTGGAAGGCTACCTGTTCGACCCGCCGGCGGCGCAGGCCGCGTTCCGCCGCGCCGCCGCCATCGCGCACGGCGCCGGCCGCAAGGTCGCGCTGACCCTGTCCGACCCGTTCTGCGTGGGCCGCCACCGCGACGCCTTCCGCGCCCTGGTGCGCGACGGCGTGGACATCCTCTTCGCAAACGAGGACGAGATCCTGTCGCTGTACGAGACGGACGATTTCGCCCAGGCCATGGAGCAGGCGCGCGCTGAGGTGGCGATCGCCGCCCTGACGCGCTCGGAGCAGGGCAGCGTCGTGGTGTCCGGCGCGCGCACGGAAACGGTGGCCGCCGTGCCCACCACGGTGGTGGATACCACCGGCGCGGGCGACGCCTATGCGGCGGGCTTTCTGGCGGCGCTGACCCGGGGCCTCGACCTCGCCGAATGCGGCCGCTGGGGCTCGGTCGCGGCGGCGGAGGTGATCAGCCATTTCGGCGCCCGCCCGCAGGCGGAGCTGAAGGCGCTGGTCGGCGCCGCCTGA
- a CDS encoding bactofilin family protein has translation MSVFRRRREEPTPAAAPGLPEGDVPTTMPVARDPDLAVPPFRPAPSPALAPHSKDADMNMPQKPGQPGMGVPPRPMPMAGTGPLITPGGGARPAPAPERRSMVVGKGISLQGTVTDAERLVVEGTVESQMMHAAELMISHSGVFKGEVEVDDAEVAGIFDGTLTVRGNLIIRATGKVMGNARCRRLQVEEGGQVSGRMEMLGDAAPAPAPRPAMPVGSSDVEPLE, from the coding sequence ATGTCCGTCTTCCGCCGCCGCCGCGAAGAGCCCACCCCCGCCGCCGCTCCCGGCCTGCCCGAGGGCGACGTGCCGACCACCATGCCGGTGGCCCGCGACCCGGACCTCGCCGTTCCCCCCTTCCGCCCCGCGCCGAGCCCAGCGCTGGCCCCGCATTCCAAGGATGCCGACATGAACATGCCGCAGAAGCCCGGCCAGCCCGGCATGGGCGTGCCGCCCCGCCCGATGCCGATGGCCGGCACCGGCCCGCTGATCACGCCCGGCGGCGGCGCCCGCCCGGCCCCCGCGCCGGAGCGGCGCTCCATGGTCGTGGGCAAGGGCATCAGCCTGCAGGGCACCGTGACGGACGCCGAGCGGCTGGTGGTCGAGGGCACGGTGGAAAGCCAGATGATGCACGCGGCCGAGCTGATGATCAGCCATTCCGGCGTGTTCAAGGGCGAGGTCGAGGTGGATGACGCCGAGGTCGCCGGCATCTTCGACGGCACGCTGACGGTGCGCGGCAACCTGATCATCCGCGCCACGGGCAAGGTGATGGGCAACGCCCGCTGCCGCCGCCTGCAGGTGGAGGAAGGCGGCCAGGTGTCCGGCCGCATGGAGATGCTGGGCGACGCCGCCCCCGCTCCCGCGCCGCGCCCGGCCATGCCGGTCGGCTCGTCGGACGTCGAACCGCTGGAATGA
- a CDS encoding tripartite tricarboxylate transporter substrate binding protein: MFTHHPTRRAALGLLGGAALAAPARAAGWPAERPILAIVPFPAGGGVDVMTRVLLQHVPRHLPGARFVVENRAGAAGQLGFEAIFRADPDGYTIGAITTPAINTIAIERRPQYRLDGFAYLANVVDDPGGLFVRPDSPLRTLADLKAAALRDPGALAYGTAGIGSDDHLLGMAFEQAAGVKLSHVPYSGTPPIITDLLGGRLAVGSLNMGEGLPMLREGRARALAQGGTARWSGTPDVPTFGEQGVAVTGGSARGLVAPPGLPQAVREQLSAAIGAALADPAFLAEAGKLNLPLNPLVGDSYSRFVMANDAEAQALWQRRPWRE; the protein is encoded by the coding sequence ATGTTCACCCACCACCCCACCCGGCGCGCCGCGCTGGGTTTGCTGGGCGGCGCCGCGCTGGCCGCCCCCGCCCGCGCCGCCGGCTGGCCGGCCGAGCGGCCGATCCTGGCCATCGTGCCGTTTCCCGCCGGCGGCGGCGTGGACGTCATGACCCGCGTGCTGCTGCAGCATGTGCCGCGCCACTTGCCGGGCGCGCGCTTCGTGGTGGAAAACCGCGCCGGCGCCGCCGGGCAGCTGGGCTTCGAGGCGATCTTCCGCGCCGATCCGGACGGCTACACCATCGGCGCCATCACCACGCCGGCGATCAACACCATCGCCATCGAGCGCAGGCCGCAATACCGGCTGGACGGCTTCGCCTATCTGGCCAACGTGGTGGACGACCCGGGCGGGCTGTTCGTGCGCCCCGATTCGCCGTTGCGCACGCTGGCCGACCTCAAGGCGGCGGCGCTGCGCGATCCCGGCGCCCTGGCCTATGGCACCGCCGGCATCGGCTCGGACGACCACCTGCTGGGGATGGCCTTCGAGCAGGCGGCGGGGGTGAAGCTGTCGCACGTGCCCTACAGCGGCACGCCGCCCATCATCACCGACCTGCTGGGCGGGCGGCTGGCCGTCGGCTCGCTGAACATGGGCGAAGGGCTGCCCATGCTGCGCGAAGGCAGGGCCCGCGCCCTGGCGCAGGGCGGCACCGCGCGCTGGAGCGGCACGCCGGACGTGCCGACCTTCGGGGAACAGGGGGTGGCCGTCACCGGCGGCTCCGCGCGCGGGCTGGTGGCGCCGCCGGGCCTGCCGCAGGCGGTGCGCGAGCAGCTGTCCGCCGCCATCGGCGCGGCGCTGGCCGACCCCGCGTTTCTGGCCGAGGCCGGCAAGCTGAACCTGCCGCTGAACCCGCTGGTGGGCGACAGCTACAGCCGCTTCGTGATGGCCAACGACGCGGAAGCGCAGGCGCTGTGGCAAAGGCGCCCCTGGCGGGAATAG